GCCAATCATCGGGCCAACCACAGGTATCCAGGAATAACCCCAATCCGATCCGCCCTTACCGGCAACCGGCAGAATAGCATGAGCGATACGAGGTCCCAAGTCCCGAGCCGGGTTAATAGCATATCCAGTAGGACCACCCAAGCTTAGGCCAATGGCCCATACCAATACACCTACTAAATAAGGCCCTAAACCTGCAGGAATTGCGCCAACCGATTTAGAGAATATGCAGAATATCCCAAAAACGAGTACAATAGTTCCAATAATTTCGCAGAGCAGGTTAGCGGGAGCTTTGCGAATTGCCGGAGCTGTACAAAAGACAGCTAGTTTTGTTGCTTTATCCTCAGTAATTTCCCAATGTGGTAAGAACGCCAGCCACACAATAATTGCGCCTACAATACCGCCTGCTAATTCAGCAAACATAGTCATAATAGCCTGCGGCAAAGTATAGATACCGCCCATCAAGTATTTTGCTAATGTAACCGCCGGATTAAGATCAGCTTGAGGAGCGCCTGTTGCTACAGCTACAAATACCCCCATGATAACTCCAAATCCCCAGCCCGTTGTTATAACCATCCACCCGGAGCCTTCTGACTTAGTTTTCTTCAATAAACAGCTCGCAACAACACCACAGCCTAAAACCATTAGCATCA
This Veillonellaceae bacterium DNA region includes the following protein-coding sequences:
- a CDS encoding aquaporin family protein, whose protein sequence is MTNLFGEFMGTMMLMVLGCGVVASCLLKKTKSEGSGWMVITTGWGFGVIMGVFVAVATGAPQADLNPAVTLAKYLMGGIYTLPQAIMTMFAELAGGIVGAIIVWLAFLPHWEITEDKATKLAVFCTAPAIRKAPANLLCEIIGTIVLVFGIFCIFSKSVGAIPAGLGPYLVGVLVWAIGLSLGGPTGYAINPARDLGPRIAHAILPVAGKGGSDWGYSWIPVVGPMIGGGIAFVIARAAGIV